The genomic window CGTTATCTCCGTGCGATCCAAAACCAAATCAGGAGTTCATAGTTCCTCATTGAATCCCAAGGAAGCCCCGCGACTCTCTTCGCTCGAGCTTTCCTGGATCGAGTCCCTTCCCACCTCTAAGATTCTGATCGCCCTTCTCTTGCTTGTTCTCCTGGCCTTTGCCAACTCCCTGTCCGGCGAATTTGTCTTCGACGACGTCAAATATATCGTCAACAATCGAAGCCTCCGCGGCCCCCTGGACCTGGCCGGGGTGTTTACTAACGATCTGTCTGCATTTCAAACTCATTCTTCCAGGGATGTCGCACTCCCTTATTACGGACGCCTTTACACCCTCTGGCTCCACTTCGGTTTTCGCTTGTTTCATCTCTCGCCGCCCGGATGGCACTTGCTGAACATCGTGCTGCACGCGGGGGTCTCTTGCCTGGTCTTCTTCGCGATCTCCGCCGCCCTGAAACGGAAGTCCCTGGCGGTCATCGCGGCGGCTTTGTTCGCGGTGCATCCGATCCATGCGCAGGCGGTGGCCTGGATCAGTGCCGCCCCCCAGTTGCTCGTGGCCCTTTTCTTTCTTGCCGCTCTCTTATCGTACCTTCGGGCCCGGCGGACTCATTCGATCGTTTCCTGGGTGATGGCGTTTTTCTTTTTCATACTGTCGATCCTGTGCAAGGAAACCGGCTTGGCCTTGCCGGTCGTCATACTCGGTCTGGAATACTTCTCCCTGGGTGAAGGCCACAGAACCCCAAGCTCCCGATTTTCCCGTCGGCATCTGGGTCGTGTGTTTCTCCATGCTTCGGGTTTTCTAGTAATTAGCATCGTTTTCGTGGCGGTCCGATACAATCCGGCAAGTTCTGCAAGCCTGAATCATCCGCTCAACCAGGGTCTCACGGCCCTCAATGTCGTCCTGACCATCCCCGCGGTGGTTCTGAGTTACCTCACCCATTTGCTCTTCCCGTTTCGCCTGAGTCTCCTTTACGATACAGACTTCGTCCACGCGGCTACGTCGACCGGATTTCTGTTCCCCGCGATAATCGTTTTGATCCTCGGAGCAGCCCTGTATTGGATCTGGCGAGGTCTTCGAGAAAATCCTATTGCGGACGCCCTGGTTTTTGCAGGCCTGTTGTTTTGGGCGCCGTTGCTCCCCGTGCTGAACTTGAGGGTTTTTCATCCGGAATACCTTGTCCAGGACCGGTACGCCTACCTGCCGTCCATTGGGTTTTGTCTCGTGATTGCGTTGCTGATGATATGGCTGCTGAACAAGGTCCAATCCGTGGGCGTCCAAGCGGCATGGGTGGGGGTCCTATTGACGGCTCTTTTGATTGGGGTCACCCGGGAGAACGGAACCTGGCACGATTCTGTGGCCTTGTGGAGCAGGGCGGAGACGAACCGCCCCCAATCCTGGGACGTGCATTACAATCTGGGACTGGCGTTGTTGGAACACCGGCGTTTTCGAGAATCGGAGCAGGAGCTGCTCGAAGCGGCCAGAC from Terriglobia bacterium includes these protein-coding regions:
- a CDS encoding tetratricopeptide repeat protein — its product is MNPKEAPRLSSLELSWIESLPTSKILIALLLLVLLAFANSLSGEFVFDDVKYIVNNRSLRGPLDLAGVFTNDLSAFQTHSSRDVALPYYGRLYTLWLHFGFRLFHLSPPGWHLLNIVLHAGVSCLVFFAISAALKRKSLAVIAAALFAVHPIHAQAVAWISAAPQLLVALFFLAALLSYLRARRTHSIVSWVMAFFFFILSILCKETGLALPVVILGLEYFSLGEGHRTPSSRFSRRHLGRVFLHASGFLVISIVFVAVRYNPASSASLNHPLNQGLTALNVVLTIPAVVLSYLTHLLFPFRLSLLYDTDFVHAATSTGFLFPAIIVLILGAALYWIWRGLRENPIADALVFAGLLFWAPLLPVLNLRVFHPEYLVQDRYAYLPSIGFCLVIALLMIWLLNKVQSVGVQAAWVGVLLTALLIGVTRENGTWHDSVALWSRAETNRPQSWDVHYNLGLALLEHRRFRESEQELLEAARLAPDDPAVMNNLGMARMNLSETDLAARSFERAIQLDPHLVEAYINLGTLQFRMNNVPAAEKTFRSALAVDPQSKEALYNLARLQMARGDLRAAVEAWDHLLRINPEDAEARWQYGKTLKGLDRDAEARAQWSRALEDVRDEALRKKIESELNSR